A window of Nicotiana tabacum cultivar K326 chromosome 24, ASM71507v2, whole genome shotgun sequence contains these coding sequences:
- the LOC107788783 gene encoding uncharacterized protein LOC107788783, whose product MPRGRGQGSAGRVGKSSVGANFSPRENMPTVQIPTITPQQGGTSSSGGPDHINQVQTLGPSSTRPIQTSGHGSTTTINLEPSPNTPNQSNTIGDGGSGVATGTHTCGSISVGEHLKRLAVKKGRDPTPSELYLHVHTHGNNGKSFVAEKSQIVHEKYQEIL is encoded by the exons ATGCCTCGAGGTAGAGGTCAAGGTAGCGCAGGCCGTGTAGGTAAATCTTCAGTTGGGGCTAATTTTTCTCCTCGTGAAAACATGCCTACTGTTCAAATTCCCACAATTACTCCTCAACAAGGTGGTACGAGTTCCTCAGGTGGACCAGATCACATCAATCAAGTTCAAACATTAGGTCCTAGTAGTACGCGACCTATTCAAACATCAGGCCATGGTAGTACCACAACTATTAATTTGGAACCATCTCCAAATACCCCTAATCAGAGCAACACAATAGGCGATGGTGGGAGCGGAGTTGCCACTGGGACTCACACATGTGGCTCTATCAGTGTTGGGGAGCATCTCAAGAGACTT GCTGTTAAAAAGGGTCGAGATCCAACACCAAGTGAGTTGTATTTGCACGTCCATACACATGGTAATAATGGAAAATCTTTTGTTGCTGAGAAATCTCAAATCGTACAT GAAAAATATCAGGAGATATTATAA